A genomic region of uncultured Roseibium sp. contains the following coding sequences:
- a CDS encoding glycosyltransferase family 1 protein, producing MSSILIVTDAWHPQINGVVRSLERTAEALVSTGVRVEFLTPQAFTTLPCPTYPEIRLSLTHRGIVRRMIREFGCEHLHIATEGPLGILAASVARKAGEPFTTSYHTRFPEYVSARLPVPLSWSYSWLRRFHNSGSGCMVATRSLENDLRARGFKNLMRWSRGVDEGLFKPYEVSVLPDELPRPVFMYVGRVAVEKNIKAFLDLKLPGSKVVVGGGPQLEALRREYPDSHFTGAKLGEDLARHYSAGDVFVFPSLTDTFGNVLLEALACGVPVAAYPVMGPIDVIGDTGAGVLSENLQEAAEAALDIPRDHCRNIALNYTWAASAQQFLDNCIAAHDIHNTLAGRARAAE from the coding sequence CATCCCCAAATCAACGGTGTGGTCAGATCGCTGGAGCGGACAGCCGAAGCGCTCGTTTCAACGGGTGTCAGGGTCGAATTCCTGACGCCCCAGGCTTTCACAACATTGCCCTGTCCGACCTATCCCGAAATCCGTCTCTCCCTCACGCACAGGGGTATCGTTCGCCGGATGATCCGGGAATTCGGCTGCGAACACCTTCATATCGCGACAGAAGGGCCGCTCGGGATACTGGCCGCAAGCGTTGCCAGGAAAGCCGGCGAGCCCTTCACAACCAGTTATCACACGCGCTTTCCCGAATATGTCTCCGCGCGCCTGCCGGTGCCCCTGTCGTGGTCCTACAGCTGGTTGCGCAGGTTCCACAATTCAGGCTCGGGATGCATGGTGGCGACGCGGTCCCTGGAGAACGATCTGCGCGCACGCGGTTTCAAGAACCTGATGCGCTGGTCGCGCGGTGTCGACGAAGGCCTGTTCAAGCCCTACGAGGTTTCCGTTCTGCCGGACGAACTGCCACGGCCTGTCTTCATGTATGTCGGGCGGGTCGCGGTCGAGAAGAACATCAAGGCCTTTCTCGACCTGAAGCTTCCCGGATCGAAGGTCGTTGTGGGGGGAGGTCCGCAACTGGAGGCTCTCCGGCGTGAATATCCGGACAGCCATTTTACCGGTGCGAAGCTCGGCGAGGATCTTGCCCGTCACTACTCGGCAGGCGACGTGTTCGTTTTCCCGTCGCTCACCGACACGTTCGGAAATGTTCTGCTGGAAGCGCTGGCCTGCGGCGTTCCCGTGGCCGCCTATCCCGTGATGGGGCCGATCGACGTCATCGGCGATACGGGAGCAGGCGTGCTGTCGGAAAATCTGCAGGAGGCGGCCGAAGCTGCCCTGGACATCCCCCGGGACCACTGCCGGAATATCGCCCTGAATTACACCTGGGCCGCCAGCGCACAGCAGTTTCTCGACAATTGCATCGCTGCGCACGACATACACAACACACTGGCAGGCCGCGCAAGGGCCGCCGAGTAG